A genomic region of Arachis hypogaea cultivar Tifrunner chromosome 5, arahy.Tifrunner.gnm2.J5K5, whole genome shotgun sequence contains the following coding sequences:
- the LOC112800502 gene encoding glucan endo-1,3-beta-glucosidase 12 yields the protein MLKMSAWLIPLFILCSLGLTGAGQESVEFITLCQTTEDILEASSSTNAGGSPPLAVHVSHGDLNGVSSSILLAETWLRSNVLAYYPASNITTILVTNHEHQHNQNLGLVLHSLKNLHHSLKRWGLEKHIKVSFALFPLNSFYNNDDFKMVKLKPIVEFLQSVNSTYSLIHSHYKDLTLVSSHLDSIKKLRFLSFNTINFVTTKIPNGRRRLSASKIGSIPPLPEIAEPPLDFPVPYSAPPKNVEQGKPLPPLAQIVSSPPPLQQPPAPFLVPAPASPPEGFDLPPCNPIDNNGSPSPMTIPVQKLWCVAKPHVPEDTLQQGLDYACGEGGADCTDILPQGNCYSPDTLVAHASFAFNSYWQKHKRHGGTCSFGGTAMLINSDPSYLQCRFILS from the exons ATGTTGAAGATGTCGGCATGGCTTATTCCTCTTTTCATTCTTTGTTCCTTGGGTCTTACTG GTGCTGGTCAAGAATCCGTTGAGTTCATAACCCTGTGTCAGACAACTGAAGACATTCTAGAAGCATCTTCATCAACCAATGCTGGTGGTTCTCCTCCCTTGGCTGTTCATGTGAGCCATGGAGACCTCAACGGAGTCTCTAGCAGCATTCTATTGGCTGAAACTTGGCTCAGGTCCAACGTTCTTGCCTATTACCCTGCTTCAAACATCACCACCATTCTTGTCACCAACCATGAACACCAACACAACCAGAACCTGGGTTTGGTTCTTCATTCTCTCAAGAATCTCCATCACTCCTTAAAGAGGTGGGGTTTGGAAAAACACATCAAAGTTTCCTTTGCTTTATTCCCTTTGAACTCTTTCTATAATAACGATGACTTCAAAATGGTGAAACTCAAACCCATTGTAGAGTTCCTCCAAAGTGTGAACTCCACATACTCTCTCATCCATTCACATTACAAAGACTTAACCTTGGTGTCTTCCCACTTGGACTCCATTAAAAAGCTTCGGTTTTTATCATTCAACACCATCAACTTTGTAACCACCAAAATTCCAAATGGGAGAAGAAGGCTTTCTGCCAGCAAAATAGGATCAATTCCTCCATTGCCGGAAATAGCTGAGCCACCATTGGATTTCCCTGTTCCTTACTCTGCTCCTCCGAAGAATGTAGAACAAGGAAAGCCTCTGCCTCCATTGGCTCAAATAGTTTCTTCACCACCTCCATTGCAACAACCACCAGCACCATTCCTTGTTCCGGCACCGGCTAGCCCACCGGAAGGTTTCGATTTGCCACCTTGTAACCCCATTGACAACAATGGCTCCCCTAGCCCCATGACTATACCGGTTCAGAAGCTGTGGTGTGTGGCTAAGCCTCATGTTCCGGAAGATACATTGCAACAGGGTTTGGACTATGCTTGTGGAGAAGGTGGTGCTGATTGTACTGATATCTTGCCTCAGGGGAATTGTTACAGCCCTGACACTCTGGTTGCTCACGCTTCTTTTGCCTTCAATAGTTACTGGCAGAAGCATAAGAGACATGGTGGAACTTGCAGCTTCGGAGGAACTGCTATGTTGATCAATTCTGATCCAA GTTATCTTCAGTGTCGGTTTATTCTGAGCTAG
- the LOC112803194 gene encoding uncharacterized protein: MTPFKALYGREPPVLLRGGGEAVVEEVRVLTGERNQMLDELRFQLERAQNRMKIYADLKRRELIFEPGEHVYLKLQPYRMKTLARRVNQKLSARFYGLYEILEKIGQVAYKLKLPPNARVHPVFHVSLLKKCVNPSTQVQCPY, encoded by the coding sequence ATGACTCCATTTAAGGCACTCTACGGGAGAGAACCTCCCGTGTTGTTGAGAGGAGGGGGAGAGGCTGTGGTTGAGGAAGTTAGAGTTCTAACGGGGGAACGCAATCAGATGCTGGACGAGCTGCGGTTCCAGCTAGAAAGGGCGCAGAACCGAATGAAAATATATGCAGATCTTAAGAGGCGAGAATTGATTTTTGAACCGGGGGAACATGTATATCTCAAGCTGCAACCCTACCGGATGAAGACACTGGCCCGGAGAGTAAACCAAAAGCTGAGTGCTAGATTCTATGGTCTCTATGAAATTCTAGAGAAAATTGGACAAGTTGCTTATAAGCTGAAGCTTCCCCCCAATGCAAGAGTGCATCCAGTTTTTCATGTCTCCTTGTTGAAGAAATGTGTAAACCCCAGCACTCAGGTTCAGTGCCcctactga
- the LOC140184795 gene encoding uncharacterized protein, translated as MAESDNRVVDALSRKFQFAAVLVVSTADWEGIEEEVQQDPKLQGIIQDLIQGREIVVGYEWRNGRLLYHGRLVISKHSKWIPKFLQQFHDSKIGGHSGFFRTYKRISGVLFWDGMKGTIMEYVKQY; from the coding sequence ATGGCGGAAAGTGATAACCGAGTGGTTGATGCACTCTCAAGGAAATTTCAGTTTGCAGCAGTTTTGGTAGTGTCCACGGCAGATTGGGAAGGCATAGAGGAAGAAGTCCAGCAAGATCCCAAGCTACAAGGGATTATCCAAGACTTGATTCAGGGGAGAGAAATAGTAGTTGGGTATGAATGGCGCAATGGGAGGCTGCTGTACCATGGCCGGTTAGTCATTTCGAAGCATTCCAAGTGGATTCCTAAATTCCTCCAACAATTCCATGATTCGAAGATAGGAGGGCATTCTGGGTTCTTTAGAACCTACAAAAGGATATCAGGAGTTTTGTTTTGGGATGGAATGAAGGGGACTATCATGGAATATGTGAAGCAATATTAG